The Cydia splendana chromosome 2, ilCydSple1.2, whole genome shotgun sequence nucleotide sequence CAAAACCGCTATAATTACGCCATTCGGTCTTTTTGAGTTTCCGATGATGAGAGAAGGTTTAAAAAATGCTGGACAGACATTTCAAAGATTTATTCATCAAGTCCTTGCTGGTCTAGATTATGTTTTCCCCTTCATCGATGATATAATCATTGCATCAAAGGACGCGAAGACTCATGAAAATCACCTCCGGACAGTCCTACAACGACTGAACGAATACGGTGTCACAATCAACCCCTCAAAATGCGTGTTGGGTCAAGAATCTGTCAAGTTCCTCGGCTACACAGTAACACCGCACGGAATTAAACCACCAGAAGACaaaattcaaattattaacagCTACCCAAAACCTGAAAACATCGAACAACTACGAAGGTTTCTTGGAATGGTCAACTTTTACCACGACAGCATTCCCAACGCAGCACAAATTCAAACgccattaaacttttttttgcatAACTGCAAGAAACGCGATAAAACTGTCATACAGTGGAACCCTGAAGCGGATGAGGCATTTGAGGCATGCAAGAAAGCTATAAACAATGCTGTGATGCTCGCCCACCCTTCTCATAGCGCGCCTATAGCTCTTTTTTGTGACGCTAGCGACCAGAGCGCGGGAAGTGTACTCCAACAACGCATTAACAATAAATGGCAGCCGTTGGGATATTTTTCAAAAAGATTTTCAAACGCCCAGCAAAAATATAGTACGTTCGACAGAGAATTATTGTCTATATATATGTCTGTGAAACATTTTAGGAAAATGTTCGAAGGCCGTGAGTTAATCATTTTTACGGATCATAAGCCGCTGACATACGCACTTATGAAAACGTCATCTGAGTCAGAAACTCCTCGCCGTTCCAGACAGCTGTCATTCATTAGCGAATTTACCAGCGATATCAGGCACGTAAGTGGCCAAGATAACGTGGTTGCGGACGCATTGTCACGCATCGAGACTATCACCACACCATCCGTGTTCGACTATGATAAACTCGCACACTTACAGCAGAATGACAAGTCTATCAACCATTTGTTACTAAAAAAGAATATAGAATTAAAGAAAATCATCTTGCCAAACTCAGCAGAGCCGATTTATTGTGAAGTATCTACATCAGCCATTAGACCTTACATACCTGAAGATTTACGCCGCACTGCCTTCGATACCGTACACAATATAAGTCACCCGGGTATCAGGACTACTAGGAAGATGATACAAGAGAGGTATTTTTGGCCATCTATGAACAAGGATGTCGGCATTTGGGCCAAAACTTGTATCCAATGTCAACAATCGAAGGTTCAGCGTCATACTTACAGCAACGTCGGATGTTTCACACCGAGCGCACGTTTCCAACATATACATACTGACCTCGTCGGTCCTCTGAGTACTTCATTGGCTGGACACCGGTATTTACTCACAATTATAGACAGGACAACGCACTGGCCTGAAGCAATACCTATTCGAGATATGACTGCTGAAACTGTGGCTAAAACTATATACGAAGCATGGATCGCACGTTTTGGGTGCCCATCAACTATAACAACTGATCAAGGCCGTCAATTCGAAAGTGAACTTTTTTCATCTCTGACTAAATTACTTGGCATCGAAAGAGTACGTACAACAGCATATCACCCAGAGAGCAATGGTAAAATCGAGCGCTGGCATAGATGCCTAAAGGCAGCTCTTATGGCGCGGCTGTGTGATCGAGATAAATGGGTCGAAGAACTCCCCACTGTCCTGCTTGGACTACGCTCAGCGCTGCGCAGCGACTCTGGTGTCAGTGCAGCCCAACTTACGTATGGCTGTTCACTCCGTTTGCCAGGAGATTTCATTTCATCGTCCATTTCTGTAAATCCTGTCATAAATTTTGATTACGTCGAACAACTTTGGTAAATCATAAATGATCTCAAGCCTACGCAAAAGGTACACTCTAGCAGTAGAAGGATTTTTGTGCATCCTGATTTGCAGAATTGCGAAAATGTTTTCCTGCGTGAAGATGCAGTGCGCAAACCGCTACAAGCTCCATATAAAGGGCCCTATCCAGTATTGAAGCGTAGTGATAAAGTTTTCACAATACAATTGCCAGGACGGGTCGTCGCAGTATCCATTGACCGCTTAAAGCCCGCCTATACAGTGAATCTGAGTGAACCTGGTAATGCTAATGAACCTCCGGCAAAGTGTACTCGGTCAGGTAGAACCGTCAGGCGACCAGTACGCTTCGCTTGAGGGGGAGCCCTGTAGCTGCTGCGCACATTCCCGCGCAGGGTTGTCTGCGCGGGGAAGAAAAGTCTGCGCAATTGACAATTCATTACTGTCGTAGagaaataaaactatatttcataagaattaatattcaatgttactacaatgtctaccatatcaaaattaatgtttttttttgttgtgcacatgcttggttaaatcagttaataatattgacatcataattattaacaaatttcttaaaagatatcagaaccttactctaaatatagcacttaaataatataggAAGGTATTTAacttcagtagtatattgatataagtactaccacaatggtatatttttaacattggcaacatgtgcgagtgagacaccgcgacccacctttgctatctcaagtggaccgttttctctagtctggtaagaacgtcttttggctcggtgataaggttaaatttagtatggcaaaaaaagtgacagttcactccatcTTATAACTTCATGATTTAAATAGACTCTATAAATGATAACACTTAGTTTTACAAGTACTCAAGATAAATAGAACTTTGTAACAATACTTTCAAAAGGTGATATTATGAACTTTCATTACATTTGCttgtattataatttcaaaataaCTTTTTCCAGGGACATATTCTCAGCCATATCCGATGGCGCCACATGCCGGTTACTCCAGGGCCTGCTAGCCGACACAGTCCGCAGCAGGTTTCCAGATATAGATGCAGTAGTGGGGCTGGAGTCCCGGGGCTTCCTGTTCGCGTTCTCGCTAGCTGCGGAGCTTGGGGTGGGGTGTCTGCCCGTGCGGAAGAAGGGCAAGCTGCCAGGAGATGTGGTGTCGTATAAATATGATTTGGAGTATGGATCAGTAAGTATCATTTTGAGCCCATTACATGAGGCATCAATGcagattaaaatgaaaataaactttattaaacACTAGCGACCTGCCCTGGCTTgacacgggttacacaaaaccttaacattttatacacctaaaccttcctcaagaatcactattaATAGGTGAAAACCTAGTTACCTAGTAGTTTTTGCGttaatcgcgaacatacatacagataGACATGGtggagactttgttttataacatGTAGTGATTTTCTACATGGGTCACTGAACAATAAGAATCCGCAAATATGTTTTGAAAACTGTTTACAGAGCTAATTTACATCTTACCTATTTAAATCGAAAACTTTAATTCCAGGATATTCTGGAGATCCAGAAGGACTCGGTCCGTCCCAGCCTCAAGTGCCTCATCGTAGATGACCTCATTGCCACTGGCGGCTCCCTGTCTGCGGCTGTGAGTCTCCTCAAGACCACAGGAGCTGAGGTGTCCGGATGCTTGGCGGTTCTGGAGTTGGTGTCGCTAAATGGTCGCAAAAACATTCCTCAAGGTATACCTGTGCATTCTTTGATCAAGTATGATTAGCATTTAATAAGGGAGTATTTAAACTGTTAATAAGAACAGCTAGATAGGCCTAACTATAGCTAtcaggatatttattatgtatatatgtacatacatgttTTGATTGTAAATCAAATGTTTGTATACCAATCCAACTATTCCATATGGGGTTCGAATTGAGCTGCAACAAAAGCATttcgaaatatttttattataacttATAGAGATAACATATATTATACAAAATAGTGATtaatactttcacgatttttactcattattacAACGACGGGACTTAATTTTGCGTAAAACGacgttgtgaataataatgagaTAAGTTGTTCCCATAATATAGCTTTTTGTTTTACTAATCACAATATTTTACAAGAGAAACACTCCTTTTACTAATTATAAGTAATATTATGTAGATAGATATATACACACTGCAGTGTTGCGCGGCTTTCATTACGAACTTGGCCCGACACACTGCCGTGTCTCGATCCAAAATTGAATGTAATCATGTTAAATAGTATTAATGTTAGGGATGCTTATTTAAAATAAGCAAAGTTTTAAGTGCAAAGTGCAACTAAGTACatctgtaaaatatatttatcaaGGATTAGAAAATTACTAACTACCTATGCCACTATTaaagtttataaaacaaaaggTTAAGAATTATGGCTGTCTGTCAGAGGGCTGTGCTCTATCTATAAACCATTATAACGGTTAAAATTGCAAAGTGTGTATTTTTACCACTTACTGTCCCTAAAACAAATAATGATGAACAATATCAATAATTAAAAGTGGTGCCAATATTTTATTGCGTCGAAAtggcatgatttttttttactgctaAATTTTGTACAATGGTATGACCCTTCGTGTGCATATCGGCCTAGCGCCGTGCtcgttttttaagtaagtattgtAGGTTCAATTGTGATTTAAAAATCTCATCATTCCTATTGCTACCTAataatttaagtacatattgtaCCTATAAGGAAgacgatttattaaataaaatatttgtattgttttaagtcattgttttattataattatattaaagcTAATAACACAGTACAAAAATTTAAATACATCCAAAAATATGGAAACCATTGCTTGATTGATGCTATGTAAATGATTCAATGCTTAATTGCTTAGATGCCTTAGATCAATCAATAGTGCAAGCCAATTATGATTCTTCAATCTTGTCACAAATTAACTAACGTACATACTTGGTTTATTGGGAAAGATCTAAAAGCTGTTTAGGTACTTGAACATTGACaatttttgtcataaataaaggtaattttgaacgTCTAACTGGCGTAAAATAGACCTTAAATGTGACTAtttaacaataaacaaaatgcgttataataatacaatattttatagtATGTATTATGTAATACATTATGCAGTGTGTCATGGATAAGATGGATGTCATGGCCGTGTGGTGAAGCTTGAAAACATTGGCCTGCGCCTGTAATAATCACAGAGTACTAAAATCAGacagatttaaatatttaaaactggTCACTTAGACACTTACATAATTAAGGTCGAACATCTAATACTTATTTCGATCCGTTTCGAGGATCATCgtattacattttaaatatttcagtAAGTCACAAAATATCtagatttttaattttgttgatcAATTTGGAAACCTTTCTTTGACTCTTGAACTTCCTGTGGTATTTCAACCTCCTGCTTAGGCGCGGGTGTGGTGAAGTGTTCAGTTTTATGTTGTTGCTGGCTAGGCTTGCCTGTAGTTGGGACATGATGTTGATGATGTTCTTGCTGGCCTGTGGGCCTGCCAGTAGGGACAGTTCCTGGCTGTTGCTGCTCACTTGGCTTGAAAGTTACTTGGTGTTCCAGTTGGCTAGTAGGCTTGCCAGTTATTTGGTGTTCCAGTTGGCTAGTAGGCTTGCCAGTTACTTGGTGTTCCAGTTGGCTTGTAGGCTTGCCAGTTACTTGCTGTTGCTGCTGGTCTGTAGGCTTGCCAGTAGTAGTAGATACAGTTTGGGACGGCTTCTGTTCAGGGTACTCGGATTCTTGGACACCACGGTTGCCCCTCTCGTTTGTCTTGGTTGTCTCTTCGTCAGCATAAACTTCAACTAAGAAGTCGTATCCTCTGAGAATATTAGGGCTCTTGAGAGAAATAGTGACATTCTCTTGTCCGATTCCGCCGCTGGATATGCTCGCTACGCCGTCCTTGCCGTCCCGGAGATCAGTCACATTGACCCCAGTTATAAGGCCAGTGGTGTTGACGAAGATATCCATCCCAGGCCTCACAGCAGATTTCCAATCACCTGCATAGTGCCCTTCGAAGATTAGTTTATGGCTCACGGTGCCATTATAGCCTTCGTGTAGGTCGTTGGCGCTGGCGAACGCCGCAATAGCGAGCACAGCGAACACTTTGGAATACATTCTGGATGTTGGGAATGAACTGAAGCTGATCCAATTTACATGAGCCTTTTATACAGCGTTTAAGGAAAATTTGATAGGCATGATATCACTTGTTTCTTTGTCTGTGACGATGGCCATCTTAGTCATAACGCTCCATCAGGAAAATACCCCGCGTACAGTCGGTGACACAGGTGTGAATAATGTTTTTGTCAGTTGTTGTTATTCATTGCATCCCGTTGCACTCTGATTGAGTCATGACTCAATGTGTTAGGGATATTTTAATCTTAGGAATTTTACCAACGAAACGTGCTGGGGAATATTCATACATAGGGAATTCTACATCTAACTAAAAtttaaaaaggtattaaatatatgtatcGAAAAATACAGTCATTACATTAGGGGATTTAGGTACTTCCCGCAGGAAACGTAGGTATTCGTAGAACTGTATGTATAGGTACTGTACGGACTGTACCCAAAGACGAGTAAAGTTAGTATATGACTGTATTATCtatctgtaggtacctaacgtCACAGTGAGTTAAAATCCGTATTGATGTCCGTCTATCatgcaaaattattttttaacggCAAGACGCTTAAAGTCGGCAAAACGAGTTTAGAATAAGTTATCGCCATAAACACGTACGAAGTATCTACCAAGCTGTCCAAGCTGTAAAAGTGAAGAATTCAAGtcacttacctacttaatttttaatttaaagcaATTTACTGGCTTGTACATCATTGGACGAAATTGGATATTGAGGTGTGTGATATTTTGGTGGTTTGTCAAATGGCAAAATCTAGTAGGTATTACATACTTACAGACATGTTCgcaaataaatactaaaaagatTTCCATACTGTGGCGTGATCGCTTCTACactctaaaaaatgaagaccaactaagagcagttttctcttagttgacgttaagttaattacaacaataacgatcttatataaatcaaagaaagctgattacttaaaacaataagtgtatctgtgattgaac carries:
- the LOC134802654 gene encoding T-cell immunoglobulin and mucin domain-containing protein 2-like — its product is MYSKVFAVLAIAAFASANDLHEGYNGTVSHKLIFEGHYAGDWKSAVRPGMDIFVNTTGLITGVNVTDLRDGKDGVASISSGGIGQENVTISLKSPNILRGYDFLVEVYADEETTKTNERGNRGVQESEYPEQKPSQTVSTTTGKPTDQQQQQVTGKPTSQLEHQVTGKPTSQLEHQITGKPTSQLEHQVTFKPSEQQQPGTVPTGRPTGQQEHHQHHVPTTGKPSQQQHKTEHFTTPAPKQEVEIPQEVQESKKGFQIDQQN
- the LOC134802709 gene encoding adenine phosphoribosyltransferase; translation: MDANYDKRIAELKSKIKSYPDFPKKGILFWDIFSAISDGATCRLLQGLLADTVRSRFPDIDAVVGLESRGFLFAFSLAAELGVGCLPVRKKGKLPGDVVSYKYDLEYGSDILEIQKDSVRPSLKCLIVDDLIATGGSLSAAVSLLKTTGAEVSGCLAVLELVSLNGRKNIPQGIPVHSLIKYD